A window of Streptomyces sp. Je 1-332 genomic DNA:
CTCGGCCTCGGAGGCCTCGGCGCGCGCCTGGGCGGCGGCCAACAGCCTTTCCACCGCGGTGGGTTCATGAACCTCGGCAGCCTTGACGAAGGCCTCGTCGAAGACCACGGAGGCGAACTCTTCGTCCGCACCCCCGCGGTCGTGGTCGTCGTCGGGCTCCCAGCCGTCGGGAAACGACGGCGTGCCCCCCACGTCCTCCGGCACCCTTCCAGCGTAGCCCCGGAAGGGGCAATCTGGGCAGACGGTACGGGAATTGGACCCGTGCGGGAATTCAGCGGGTGTGGCCGTCGCCGGTGACGATGTACTTGGTCGAGGTCAGCTCGGGAAGCCCCATCGGGCCGCGGGCGTGCAGCTTCTGCGTGGAGATGCCGATCTCGGCGCCGAAGCCGAACTGGCCGCCGTCCGTGAAGCGCGTGGAGGCGTTCACGGCGACCGTCGTGGAGTCCACGAGCTGGGTGAAGCGGCGCGCGGCCTGCTGCGAGGTGGTGACGATCGCCTCGGTGTGCCCGGAGGTCCACAGGCGGATGTGCTCGACGGCCTGCTCCAGGGAGTCGACGATGCCCGCCGCGATGTCGTACGAGAGGTACTCGGTCTCCCAGTCCTCCGTGGTCGCGGGCACGACGGTGGCCTTCGACCCATCGGCGTACGGGACGACCCGCTCGTCGGCGTGCACGGTGACCCCGGCCTCGGCCAGGGCGTCCAGGGCGCGCGGCAGGAAGGCGTCGGCGATGTCGGCGTGCACCAGGAGCGTCTCGGCGGCGTTGCAGACGCTGGGGCGCTGGGCCTTGGAGTTGATGAGGATGTCGACGGCCATGTCCAGGTCGGCGTCGGCGTCCACGTACACGTGGCAGTTCCCGGTGCCGGTCTCGATGACCGGGACGGTGGACTCCTCGACGACGGTCTTGATCAGCGAGGCGCCGCCGCGCGGGATGAGGACGTCGACGAGGCCGCGGGCGCGCATCAGCTCGCGTACGGAGTCGCGGTTCTCGCCCGGCACGAGCTGGACGGCGTCGGCGGGCAGGCCCGCTCCGTGGACGGCGTCGCGAAGGACGCGGACGAGCGCGGTGTTGGACTCGTACGCCGACGACGAGCCCCGCAGGAGCACGGCGTTGCCGGACTTCAGGCAGAGGGCGGCGGCGTCCACGGTGACGTTCGGGCGGGCCTCGTAGATGATGCCGACGACGCCGAGCGGGACGCGGACCTGGCGCAGGTCGATGCCGTTCGGCAGGGTCGAGCCGCGGACGACCTCGCCGACGGGGTCGGGCAGGGCGGCCACGTCACGCACGTCGGCGGCGATGGCGCGGACCCGCTCCGGGGTGAGGGTCAGCCGGTCCACGACGGACTCGCTGGTCCCGGCCTCGCGGGCGCGGGCGGTGTCCTTGCCGTTGGCCTCGATGATCTCGGCCGTACGCACCTCGAGGGCGTCGGCGATCGCCAGGAGCGCGTCGTCCTTGGCGGCGCGCGGCAGCGGCGCGAGCGTCGCGGCGGCGCCACGGGCGCGGTAGGCGGCCTGGGCGACGGGCGAGAGGTTGTCGTACGGCAAGCCCGAGAACGGAGGCGTGAGGGACGTCATGCCCGCAGCGTAATGGGGACCGGC
This region includes:
- a CDS encoding glutamate-5-semialdehyde dehydrogenase, translated to MTSLTPPFSGLPYDNLSPVAQAAYRARGAAATLAPLPRAAKDDALLAIADALEVRTAEIIEANGKDTARAREAGTSESVVDRLTLTPERVRAIAADVRDVAALPDPVGEVVRGSTLPNGIDLRQVRVPLGVVGIIYEARPNVTVDAAALCLKSGNAVLLRGSSSAYESNTALVRVLRDAVHGAGLPADAVQLVPGENRDSVRELMRARGLVDVLIPRGGASLIKTVVEESTVPVIETGTGNCHVYVDADADLDMAVDILINSKAQRPSVCNAAETLLVHADIADAFLPRALDALAEAGVTVHADERVVPYADGSKATVVPATTEDWETEYLSYDIAAGIVDSLEQAVEHIRLWTSGHTEAIVTTSQQAARRFTQLVDSTTVAVNASTRFTDGGQFGFGAEIGISTQKLHARGPMGLPELTSTKYIVTGDGHTR